Below is a window of Ooceraea biroi isolate clonal line C1 unplaced genomic scaffold, Obir_v5.4 UnassembledTig34, whole genome shotgun sequence DNA.
CCATGATCTAAAGGGGCTCTTGCAGTCACCGTTGCTCTGAACGTTTCGCGAGAGCAACTCCGAGGATCTAGCGAGAATCATGCCGGGTCTACATGAACTCGGAGACATACTCGATACTGACGAGGTCGAAGTTACCATCTGATTGTTACAGTTTTTGTCAAAACCCTTTGGAGCAACGGTATTGTTCTTTGCTGAAGCGATGTCATTGCAGGACGCGCTTCTGAGCACATCGCCCACTCCTCTCGCGTCACATTTCACGGTTGGACTAGGGGGCAGTGCGTCGGACAAACAGCCTTTctgaaattatggaaattaatTCTTCAGTAATCTTTATCAAGTTATTAAGTTATTGAATACAAGTTTTTAGCAACTAGTTATCAAGATCTTGAAGATTACACTccttttataacattaattattttagtttatcgccaaagcagaaaattatgttggatatattaaaatgctcTTTAATGTGGCATACCCTGTTTATTGGCTGTATTTCAGCATCTAATGCACTTAAAATCACATGGAACAATTCGTGGGCGTCTTGATGACCAGGACCAAAATTCCACAAGGAACCAatggaagaaataatttcgataGGCGTCACGTTGCCATATAAATCGTCGGCAAAACCGTTGATTTCTGTCAAGATGCATGAATTAatgcaacaaaaatataaagaacatttaaaaatatcaagttaTAAAAGTCCATCATTTGACGAAAAATACATGATTGAAAATCTTACTACGTAAGAAGAAATTAggatatgaaattattttctaatatcttgtcaaaataaactttatataaattaataatcaaaatcATACTCCTGAGAACGGAGAACAATGTATAGTAAAGCTTCTGTCCTTCTCCTGTTGTTTCTGAAGCCAAAGGATAAATGTAGGACAAGCAGCTAGTGCTTGCAAAAGAGAATTTAGGAAACAGGTATATCCCAAATTGTTGATCCCAACAACTTGACCTAAAAATATtaccaatattaataaataagaatcatAATACGTTTcctaaatgtaaaatatcccTATAATTAGAATAGATAAATCAAATAACTTggtatttcgaaaatttagaatttagaagGAAAGAATTTCACATTCGTCTTATACTTGTAGCAGAATAATAAAGAACAATGTTAGTGACAATGAACAATtacattactttattttaagaatacaattttattataacgatACAAGtacataacaatataaaaagaactttttttaaaaaaaagcttTGTTAATAGAGATGTTGTCTTGAACATTCCCTGCTAAAAATTAGGGATTACTTACCTTTTTTTCTGGGTTTAGGTGATGGGCCCCATAAGACGAAGAGGCCAACAGCGATAGCAAAGCCCACGCCGGCAAACATTGCAATCTTTTCCACATCCATCACGTTTGAAATCGACTAAAACTTTATCGTATTCTACGGTACTCGCAGAGTGGTCTAACCTACGTTCCAGCTCGTGCAATTCTTTTCCCGATTTTTGTTCGAGCATACTTTCGAAACGGCAGAAGCTTGAACGTACGCTGAGATTCACGTGGACGGAATCAAATCTTGATGAAAAATGACACGGATACGACTCTATGAATTATAGCTGCCAATAGAACAAACGGACGATGTTCAGTAATCAGCTGATAGGTTATGTCGGCCAATGAATGAAGGCAACGTTAATTaggacaaaataataaatgacaaatgTAATTAAGATTTAAGAAGTAACGCGATCTTTCATGTAACATGGCTGTATAATGTGCacaatgaaatgaaatttgatACCGGCAAAGCGATTacatataaacacgactgcaTACAAAAGTGCAAGACTCGTTCGTACTTGCAGTATATCCAAAGATGTACTCCGGGCGTGTTCCCTTTTTTGCCGTCACTGCGACAATCATTACATCATAAAAGTCCATTGCCGTAGCCATTACAAAATTCctagtgcaataagttagagtgaaagcagagagaagcctgagagcggtcacgctcgcgttttaactgtaaagCCTATTACACAATGCAGGCAACAAGGGGTCTATTAcgcgtatctcttcacggagtgaaaatatgaaaaatgagcaaatttactagaatatttgtaatttgattggtcaacacctagtgaatttgctcacttttcgcattttcactccgtgaagagatacgtaatagacccccagGGCATCGATCGTGTATCTTTGTCGATTTTTCTCGCTTCTCGTACTTTCATGTCACATGAAACAATACGCGCGATTGGCTTTGGGCATAGTGAAAATGCGATATCCCTATACTCACAGAAGTGAATTGTTACAGAAGCGAGCAGTTCACCGCTTGTGAAAGTATTTCTCGAGAAATGGTTTTTCGACGATATCTCGCGGCGAACGGAGCGAGCTAGGGGGTTCTTTCTAGCGGCATTCGACGGGGATTGCGAGCCCTTTCCAACGCCCTTATTAAACTTTCCGTCACGCGCACCGTCCCGGAGTCTATTCGCCAGCTGCGCTAGCCCACCCGcccgcacatacgcgcacgcccACCCGCACGCCCGCACGCCCGCACGCCCGCACGCCCGCACATACGTccgcacatacgcgcacgcccgatgtatgaaatattatctcacaattatatgtcacaattatacaaaatcacaattttacaaaaagacaacgcgcaaatgaattttctacttatttttcaattatttgtcttattatttgttgtacatatatgtgatgagaaattatacaagagtGAAGGAAGTATGTACGGACATGTATGGACATATTTGATAGATAATTTTgtatgtttctatataattatgtagagttttactagcaacacaggcgcgcgctacgcgcgctatttaatttttgaatattaatgttttcggataataatattgatctattatttattatataataaataagacaaaTGCTATtgtaaaaaaggcgttaaaggtgttatttatttatttcatggtGTTTGATGAAtagaaatttgacagaattgacagctgccgtatCGTACGGCACATGAGCTGATTTCGCGAGCCGCGGGCCGCGGGCCGCGAGCACGCGTCTTGGCCGTTGGACGTTGGACGTTCGGCGTTCGAGACTTTCGGCATTAGGCGTTGGACGTttggcgacgtggtgcaacgtcgtcgccgtccggcgacgtgaacCTATCGTACGTATGTGAACGCGCTTTTAGGGACAAAGTCGCTTTGCTTGTGTacgtgcgagcgtacgtacgtgagtctgaacgtGAATGTGGAGAAGAATGAAAGCGAGAATTTTAGCATACGATTAGGATATCGGAGGATGGAGTGCAGCAATTGTTTTGAAAGTGGTCGGAATGGAAAGCTTGCATGGACATTAGATTTGTGATTAGGTGTTTAGTTGGTGAGATATTGCAAGGAAAGCTAGTTGGTAGCACGCGACGTGTATGTAGTGGCTCCGATTGCTCGGAAGGTGGTGGTTTACGTACTGGGCGtggcgacgctaccgcgtggCTGGATTAGTGTGGATGAGGCGTTGGAAATGATAGTTGGCTGATAAAGATCCGTAGAAGGTGTAGGGGTAgggatatttaaatatgcctTAAGGCATGACCTTTGGAAAGAATGGAATGAATTTAGATAGAATGAATAATTTCGATGAAATTGAAAGGCGTTGTAGGAATATGTTTGCGTTTTGGAAATAAGTAAAATGGTAGGGTGGATTTGGAAGTGGTGGAAGTGAGTGGGTAATggaaaagatggaaaaaatgtaaaaaatggtAATGATGTTGGATGGTGTATTCGgttttgaaaatgataaagattGGTATTTGTAAGAGTTATTGATTGGAATGTGATGGGAAGAATATGAGGTTAATTAGTAGAAATTAGGGAAATTTGATGAAAGGAAGGAATTAGCGTGGCTTGACCCTCTGGTTGGACAGATGGTACAGGTGCTGCGgaggaggataggaggatCCCGTTGGTAAGAGGGATTGACCTTACGTTTGCCTTACGTAAAAAGGACGATGGAGTAAAAAGAGACGGTgtggaataatataaatataaatataagaggGTGAAATGGACGTTGGTGGTTGAGCGGAAAATGGAGAATGGAGAATGGAGAATGGAGAATGGAGAATGGAGAATGGAAAATGGAAGCGTCGATACGCTTGTCGATACGCTTGTCGGCTGGAAGACACTCGGTACGGCGGTTGCGTGCGTACATACGTGGAGAGGCAGAGGCCAGACGGTGGCGCCCTTGGTCGAGCTGACGGAGCGACAGGGACGTAAGAATATAAATAGTTGTAAAATTGGTGGATATTGGATATTTTTTGTCGACATGGATGTCCATGTCGACAAAAAATGGACATGGACATTCGTACTGTACTCGTGATAGATgaaccggcggagatgctgtcggTATATTCGTGCGCCGTGTGACTGGGAcactgcgcgtatacttggcgcgagacagtACGGGGTGTTTGTTGATAGAGGAAAAAGTGAAAAGTGAAAACATTGGTTGATTGGTGCGTGGGCGACGTAACGCGGCATTAAGGCATTAAGGCATTAAGGAGgcaaatgcgcgcgcgatggtaaggaaagaaaagcaggaaagaggagaaaatgagaggaagggaagggaagggagagaaaatgggaaaataatagattttgtGTGGCGTGCGGGCGGCCTAACGTGGTGGTAACCGGGATGAATGCCGTACTAACGATATAAATAGGCGCAGTAGTAGTAAGGAGGAAAAGTGGGAAAATTGAgggaaggagaaaaaaaaaaaatttgcttCGTTCGAGCGCCGCAGGCTGATGGGCGTGAAAAAAGCCTGCAGTACGGACtagatggaaaaaaaaaaaagaggaaatggtGTCCGCAGGGATTGCGATATGGGAGCAGGTAGATGGAACGAGGATAGAGATAGCCTATGTACGTTTATTCGGAGTATGGAGAAGCGACGAGTATGGAGGACTACCGATCGCTGACACGTTACCGAAATGCCCCCTGCATACAGGCCGTATTGATAGTGGAgcgtgaagaagaagaatgtaGAATAGATTGGATAGCGAGGAAAGAAGAGGAtggtggagagtggagagtggagagtggagagtggagagtggagagtggagaggaAGTTTTGGCTGAAGTAAGCGTTATGGAATGCGGGAGACGGACTGGGCGAAGAGGCGCTTAAGCTAAGGAGCGGGAATGGCCGTGATGCTTATTGCCGCATTGGACCTATTGGCTGTTTGCGTGATATTTGCGTTGGTTGGTGCGATGTGGCAATGGCGACATAGCGACATAGCGACATTGCATGGGAGACGTGGCTGGAAGTACGATGGAGGTTTAATAGAAGCCGT
It encodes the following:
- the LOC113563504 gene encoding LOW QUALITY PROTEIN: ubiquitin carboxyl-terminal hydrolase 30 homolog (The sequence of the model RefSeq protein was modified relative to this genomic sequence to represent the inferred CDS: inserted 1 base in 1 codon), whose amino-acid sequence is MDVEKIAMFAGVGFAIAVGLFVLWGPSPKPRKKGQVVGINNLGYTCFLNSLLQALAACPTFILWLQKQQEKDRSFTXTLFSVLRKINGFADDLYGNVTPIEIISSIGSLWNFGPGHQDAHELFHVILSALDAEIQPINRKGCLSDALPPSPTVKCDARGVGDVLRSASCNDIASAKNNTVAPKGFDKNCNNQMVTSTSSVSSMSPSSCRPGMILARSSELLSRNVQSNGDCKSPFRSWKSLCSMPFVNIPSVETHLFSGLITSQFQCSGCLWKSSVRYDKLETLSLPLPPLTSLFVPQHYTLEWLLSRFVDSEIVNDVQCDGCSLRCAAIKTLTLGKLPKCLCLHIPRTTWSSSGVLIKRDDQITFPEILVLDPYTYTETKKRSAQGDVKSVERNEYLMTIQGKHKYRLCAVIEHRGPVDSGHFVCFRRGNRVNQWLYTSDIVVESVSLTQVLFASPYLLFYERMSDINPS